The following nucleotide sequence is from Alkalihalobacillus sp. LMS39.
CTTTAGCTCCAAGTGCTGCGAATGTTCGTGCAACAGACATACCGACGCGACCAAATCCTAAAACAGCAACTGTTGAACCATGGATTGTAATGTCTGTATGTTGAATAGCCATCATCACTGTTCCTTCTACCGTTGGAATGGAATTATAAATCGCAATATCATCCCGCTCTAATAACTTCACTAATTTTCGTTTTGATTGATGAAGACACTCATCTAAATACGTGTTGCTAATCCCGGTATATACAATACAGTGAGTTGGTGTCGCTTTTAATTGTTCTTCTGTAATCGTAATTGTTTCATTCGAAAAAACCGTATCCACTTCTCCTTGTTGATTTGTTCCACTTACAGGCAATATAATCGCGTCCACAGTCGAAAAATCAATGTTGGCAATCTGTTCTTTCGTCGCTCCTACAAATCCATCATCCAATTGCTCAAATCCAACCAATGAAAGTTTGGCATCTAAAGTCGATAGTTTGCGAATAATCTCTAATTGGCGTGCATCACCACCAATAATAACGATATGCTTTTCAGTAAGCATGGGTTCATCTCTCCCCTTTCATTTCCTTTAGAAATAACGATTTATTCGTTCCAATAAAAATCTAAAAACTGTAGGGGATACAATTTTTTTCGATTTCACCTTTATCTTATGTAGTAGGGGGATAATAGGTGAATACGGAAAAAGAAAATCAAACGAACACACTTTTTCATCAAGAATTTCAAACA
It contains:
- the dpaA gene encoding dipicolinic acid synthetase subunit A, translated to MLTEKHIVIIGGDARQLEIIRKLSTLDAKLSLVGFEQLDDGFVGATKEQIANIDFSTVDAIILPVSGTNQQGEVDTVFSNETITITEEQLKATPTHCIVYTGISNTYLDECLHQSKRKLVKLLERDDIAIYNSIPTVEGTVMMAIQHTDITIHGSTVAVLGFGRVGMSVARTFAALGAKVKVGARESEHIARITEMGFTPFDIKDIVHQVSDVDLCINTIPAKIVTANVLATMPTNALIIDLASKPGGTDFRYAEKRGIKALLAPGLPGIVAPKTAGQILANVLAQLLLQD